A window from Nitrospira sp. ND1 encodes these proteins:
- a CDS encoding 50S ribosomal protein L25, producing MKFDLTVESREGGGKGPARQLRRAGRVPAVLYGQGECLLLSVKPDELVKILRSQAGSTALISLAINGAKSKAKRTALLREFQVDPITGSVLHADFFEVAMDKPIRVKVPVHLTGGQPLGLKEGGVLHHVLRQLHIECLPSVLPDFIEVDASQLQINQGIHLKDIPKTEGLRFLDDLEHMVVSVAAPMTDAKLEALLTAGAPGAEGAKEPEVAVKGKAVAEGAAGAEAGKAGDAKAGAAAPKAGAAPAKKEAEKKK from the coding sequence ATGAAATTCGATTTAACCGTTGAAAGCAGAGAGGGTGGGGGCAAGGGTCCCGCGCGTCAACTTCGTCGTGCAGGTCGGGTCCCGGCCGTGTTGTACGGGCAGGGGGAATGTCTCCTGCTCTCAGTCAAGCCCGATGAGTTGGTGAAAATTCTGCGCTCTCAAGCCGGATCCACCGCGCTCATTTCCCTCGCCATCAACGGCGCGAAGAGCAAGGCCAAGCGTACTGCGTTGCTGCGGGAGTTCCAGGTCGATCCGATTACGGGCAGCGTCCTGCACGCGGATTTTTTTGAAGTGGCGATGGATAAGCCGATTCGCGTCAAAGTGCCGGTGCACTTGACCGGTGGTCAGCCGCTTGGGCTGAAAGAAGGCGGGGTGCTGCATCATGTGTTGCGTCAGCTGCACATCGAATGTCTCCCGTCTGTCCTGCCCGATTTCATCGAGGTCGATGCATCGCAGCTCCAAATCAACCAGGGCATCCACCTGAAGGACATTCCGAAGACCGAGGGGTTGCGGTTTTTGGATGACCTCGAGCACATGGTCGTGAGTGTGGCTGCGCCGATGACCGATGCCAAGCTCGAAGCGTTGCTCACAGCCGGAGCACCTGGCGCTGAGGGGGCCAAGGAGCCCGAAGTGGCGGTGAAGGGCAAAGCGGTGGCTGAAGGAGCGGCGGGTGCGGAGGCCGGCAAGGCGGGAGACGCGAAGGCTGGGGCTGCCGCGCCCAAGGCCGGAGCAGCGCCTGCGAAGAAGGAAGCGGAAAAGAAGAAGTAG
- a CDS encoding ribose-phosphate pyrophosphokinase, producing the protein MNRELKLFSGGANPALARAICSYLDLPLGAATVSSFSDGEIRVRVEENVRGADVFLVQSCCAPVNDSIMEMLIMIDALKRSSANRITAVIPYFGYARQDRKDQPRVPISAKLVADIITTAGADRVLTMDLHASQIQGFFNIPVDNLYALPVLMDYITKRKIADLVVVSPDAGGVERARAFAKRLQTNLAIIDKRREGPNQAQVMNIIGDVQGKSALLLDDMIDTAGTIVQGAQACLDKGAREVWAGCSHGVLSGPALERLQQSGLTEVLVTDSIPLRGKEQKCPKLKVLSVAPLFGEAIRRIHEDESVSSLFV; encoded by the coding sequence ATGAACAGGGAACTCAAGCTCTTTTCGGGCGGCGCCAATCCTGCGCTTGCGCGGGCGATTTGCTCGTATCTCGACCTGCCCCTCGGCGCGGCTACGGTATCCTCGTTCAGCGACGGGGAAATCCGGGTTCGTGTAGAAGAGAATGTCCGTGGGGCGGACGTGTTTCTCGTCCAATCCTGCTGTGCTCCGGTGAACGACTCGATCATGGAAATGCTCATCATGATCGATGCTTTGAAACGCTCGTCCGCCAACCGCATCACGGCGGTGATTCCCTATTTCGGTTACGCCAGGCAGGACCGCAAGGATCAGCCGCGTGTGCCGATCTCCGCGAAACTGGTCGCAGACATCATTACCACCGCCGGCGCCGACCGGGTGTTGACGATGGATCTCCATGCGAGCCAGATCCAAGGTTTTTTCAATATTCCGGTCGACAACCTCTACGCCTTGCCTGTTCTGATGGACTACATTACGAAACGGAAGATTGCAGATCTGGTCGTCGTGTCGCCGGATGCCGGAGGGGTGGAGCGCGCCCGGGCGTTTGCCAAACGGTTACAGACCAACCTCGCCATTATCGACAAGCGCCGCGAAGGACCGAATCAGGCGCAGGTGATGAATATCATCGGCGATGTGCAGGGAAAGAGCGCCTTGCTCCTCGACGATATGATCGATACCGCAGGAACGATCGTGCAGGGCGCCCAGGCCTGCCTGGATAAAGGCGCGCGTGAGGTGTGGGCCGGTTGTTCACATGGCGTGTTATCGGGGCCCGCATTGGAGCGGCTCCAACAGTCCGGTCTGACGGAAGTGCTGGTGACCGATTCGATTCCCCTGCGTGGCAAGGAACAGAAGTGTCCGAAACTCAAGGTGTTGTCGGTGGCGCCTCTCTTCGGGGAAGCTATTCGACGTATCCATGAAGATGAATCAGTAAGTTCGTTATTCGTGTAG
- the ispE gene encoding 4-(cytidine 5'-diphospho)-2-C-methyl-D-erythritol kinase has protein sequence MNSTSLRVLTPAKVNLILRVLERRPDGFHAIWSLMHTVGLDDELTLTVQPGTTSRIALRCDHAALAADQSNLVYRAAQLVLARIDRPVDLSISLTKRIPLGAGLGGGSSDAAATILGLTRLLGLNWPIEQMAELGQQLGSDVPFFFMGPAACVTGRGEQVRSMQMTGTRWIVLVNPGFPVETRWAYQQLSATRAGVRPLSPALQQLGSRAAVDWSEIIPLVENDFEAPVFLQYPVLAQIKSQLLSQGAEVALLSGSGATMFGVFPGQADAERAASVFALDPKMKAYAVPAAGTPVTSAV, from the coding sequence GTGAACTCTACCAGCCTGCGTGTTCTGACTCCTGCGAAAGTGAATCTGATCCTCCGCGTGCTTGAACGGCGTCCTGACGGCTTTCACGCGATCTGGTCGCTGATGCACACGGTCGGACTCGACGATGAGCTGACTCTTACCGTCCAGCCCGGCACGACCTCCCGTATTGCCTTGCGCTGCGACCATGCCGCACTGGCGGCCGATCAGAGTAATCTTGTCTATCGAGCCGCGCAGCTCGTGTTGGCGCGAATCGATCGACCCGTCGATCTGTCGATCAGCCTGACCAAACGCATCCCGCTGGGGGCCGGCTTGGGGGGCGGCAGCAGCGACGCGGCGGCAACCATTCTTGGCTTGACTCGCCTGTTGGGATTGAACTGGCCGATTGAGCAGATGGCGGAGTTGGGGCAACAGCTGGGAAGTGACGTGCCGTTCTTTTTTATGGGGCCCGCCGCCTGCGTCACCGGTCGAGGTGAACAGGTGCGATCAATGCAGATGACGGGCACTCGCTGGATCGTGCTGGTGAATCCCGGTTTTCCTGTTGAAACAAGGTGGGCCTATCAGCAGCTGTCTGCCACCAGGGCGGGGGTGCGTCCTCTCTCTCCGGCATTGCAGCAACTGGGCAGCCGTGCTGCAGTGGATTGGTCCGAGATCATTCCCCTGGTAGAGAATGATTTTGAGGCGCCCGTTTTTTTGCAGTATCCGGTATTGGCCCAGATTAAGAGCCAATTGCTGAGTCAGGGAGCTGAAGTGGCCCTGTTGTCCGGGAGCGGTGCCACGATGTTCGGGGTATTTCCCGGGCAGGCCGATGCGGAGCGGGCTGCCTCTGTGTTTGCCCTTGACCCGAAGATGAAGGCCTACGCCGTACCGGCGGCGGGTACTCCGGTCACGAGCGCGGTCTGA
- a CDS encoding sigma-54 dependent transcriptional regulator, whose amino-acid sequence MEKILVVDDEQGLRDVLSIMLKRAGYAVTVASDGDEAIAQVQKEIFDLVITDLKMPRVGGLEVLKAVKAASPDTVVLMITAFASADSAVEAMKHGAYDYLTKPFQVDEVQLIIRNAIERRRLSTENMLLKRELASQSSFSRIIGQSEAMQKVYDVIKKVADSKSNVLIGGESGTGKELVARAIHFNSARASMPFVTVNCSAVPETLLESELFGHMKGSFTGAISNKAGLFEVANGGTIFLDEIGDTTPAIQVKLLRVIQEREFRRVGGTQDVKVDVRIVAATNRDLEKAVAEGAFREDLYYRLDVIPIKLPPLRMRTGDIPLLSQHFLEKFAKESGKPVPTMSQEAMRVLLAHEWRGNVRELENVVERVVAFTTGSSVTDADIRGWLHKPVSNQQALPSELPEDGLDLEGLINTIEKDLLLKALERSQWVKKRAARLLRLNTRSFRYRLEKYEIKGGRD is encoded by the coding sequence GTGGAAAAGATTTTAGTCGTCGATGATGAGCAGGGCTTGCGCGATGTGTTGAGCATCATGCTCAAGCGCGCCGGATATGCCGTGACCGTGGCCTCGGACGGGGATGAAGCGATCGCGCAAGTGCAGAAGGAAATTTTCGATCTCGTGATCACCGACCTCAAGATGCCCAGAGTGGGCGGGCTCGAGGTGCTGAAGGCCGTCAAGGCTGCGTCTCCGGACACCGTGGTGCTGATGATCACGGCCTTTGCGTCCGCCGACTCGGCGGTCGAGGCGATGAAGCACGGCGCCTACGACTATCTCACCAAGCCGTTCCAGGTCGATGAAGTGCAACTGATTATCCGCAACGCGATCGAGCGGCGCCGATTATCGACGGAGAATATGCTCCTGAAGCGGGAGCTGGCCAGCCAGTCGTCGTTCTCTCGGATCATCGGTCAGAGCGAGGCGATGCAGAAGGTCTATGACGTCATCAAGAAGGTGGCCGATTCGAAAAGCAATGTGTTGATCGGCGGGGAAAGCGGGACCGGCAAAGAGTTGGTCGCTCGGGCGATCCACTTCAACAGTGCGCGCGCTTCCATGCCGTTCGTGACGGTGAACTGCAGCGCGGTACCGGAAACTCTGCTTGAAAGTGAACTATTCGGCCACATGAAGGGTTCGTTCACCGGGGCGATCTCCAATAAAGCCGGTCTGTTCGAGGTGGCGAACGGCGGGACGATCTTCCTCGATGAGATCGGCGATACGACACCGGCCATCCAGGTGAAGCTGCTGCGGGTGATTCAGGAGCGTGAGTTCCGACGGGTGGGCGGGACCCAGGATGTGAAGGTGGATGTCCGCATCGTCGCGGCCACGAACCGTGATTTGGAGAAAGCCGTCGCAGAGGGCGCCTTCCGGGAAGATCTGTACTACCGGCTGGATGTAATCCCGATCAAGCTTCCCCCGTTGCGCATGCGGACCGGCGACATTCCGTTGTTGAGCCAACATTTCCTGGAGAAATTTGCCAAAGAAAGTGGTAAACCAGTGCCGACGATGAGCCAGGAGGCCATGCGCGTGCTGTTGGCGCATGAGTGGCGAGGCAACGTTCGGGAATTGGAGAACGTCGTCGAACGTGTCGTGGCCTTCACAACGGGATCGTCGGTGACGGATGCGGATATTCGCGGATGGCTCCACAAGCCGGTGAGCAATCAGCAGGCCCTGCCGTCTGAGTTGCCTGAAGATGGCCTGGACCTGGAAGGGCTCATCAACACGATCGAGAAGGATCTGCTGTTGAAAGCGCTCGAACGGAGTCAGTGGGTCAAGAAGCGAGCCGCGCGGTTGTTGCGGTTGAATACCCGGTCGTTCCGGTACCGTCTCGAAAAATACGAAATCAAAGGAGGCCGGGATTAG
- a CDS encoding ATP-binding protein, with protein sequence MPELKTRLHWLMGLRVVVVTLMLGLSLAFQSTRGELVPTFSALIILTYATTIAYALLLRRLSAPAALTAFTWVQVGLDFVLETVLVARTGGIESPFAVLYVITVTVASLVPHRRVGLVTGAGCTLLFGLVTAVQYFGLLHASGWLPASRLEGAETLQTFGVYGLAFLVVGFLSGVLADQLRHADQSLREKEQGLNRLQVFHESIVRSISSGVFTTDEEGRITSFNPAAHEVTGYAFADVQGRLWRDVFNWHPGTPSEEAALTSLSPLRFEVECSHADGSRLVLGMTVSPLHEQGTQRGLVCVFKDLTQLRYLEQEMRRREWLANLGEMSAGMAHEIRNPLGALAGAMQMLRQDVGSDDTSQRLMDIAIREAKRLDNIITEFLQYARPPALNLAEHDLNKVLADTLDLIQHEARSRTGITIVSRMAPNQLMAQVDQDQLKQVFWNLATNAFDAMSAGGTLTIATGVRRVEVGGRRSDVIEIAFQDNGEGILKQNFDKIFLPFFTTKKEGSGLGLAQVHRIVELHEGWIKVESEVGHGARFVVCLPQSAETGVRLRHEGREPWKRF encoded by the coding sequence ATGCCTGAGCTGAAGACCAGACTCCATTGGCTCATGGGGCTTCGTGTGGTCGTGGTGACGCTGATGCTGGGGCTGTCCCTGGCGTTTCAGTCCACTCGCGGCGAACTGGTGCCGACCTTCTCCGCCCTGATCATCCTCACCTATGCCACCACCATCGCCTACGCGCTCTTACTGAGACGGCTGAGCGCCCCCGCTGCGCTCACGGCGTTTACATGGGTGCAGGTGGGGCTGGATTTTGTCCTGGAGACTGTCCTGGTCGCGAGGACCGGGGGGATCGAAAGTCCCTTTGCGGTGCTCTATGTCATTACGGTGACCGTCGCCAGTCTCGTCCCGCATCGACGCGTGGGGCTGGTCACCGGCGCCGGTTGCACGCTCCTCTTCGGTCTGGTCACGGCGGTCCAATATTTCGGGCTGCTGCATGCCTCCGGCTGGCTGCCTGCGAGCCGGCTGGAAGGCGCCGAGACACTGCAAACCTTCGGGGTCTACGGGTTGGCATTTCTGGTGGTGGGATTTTTAAGCGGAGTGTTGGCGGACCAGCTTCGTCATGCGGATCAGTCGTTGCGCGAGAAGGAACAGGGGCTCAACCGGCTGCAGGTGTTTCACGAGAGTATCGTGCGAAGTATCAGCAGCGGGGTGTTCACGACCGATGAGGAGGGGCGGATCACGTCCTTCAACCCCGCGGCGCATGAAGTCACCGGCTATGCCTTTGCCGACGTGCAGGGGCGCCTCTGGCGGGATGTCTTCAATTGGCACCCCGGTACCCCCTCCGAGGAAGCCGCCTTGACGTCCCTCTCTCCCTTGCGATTTGAAGTGGAATGTTCGCATGCGGACGGCAGCCGCTTGGTACTTGGAATGACGGTATCTCCGCTACATGAACAGGGCACGCAGCGCGGCCTGGTCTGTGTATTCAAGGATCTAACGCAACTCCGCTACTTGGAGCAGGAGATGCGCCGGCGGGAATGGCTGGCCAATCTCGGTGAAATGTCGGCGGGCATGGCGCATGAAATCCGCAATCCGCTCGGCGCGCTTGCGGGGGCGATGCAGATGCTGCGGCAGGATGTCGGGTCAGACGACACCAGTCAGCGCTTGATGGATATCGCGATTCGGGAAGCCAAGCGGCTCGACAATATCATCACCGAGTTTCTGCAATATGCCCGCCCCCCCGCGTTGAATTTGGCCGAGCACGATTTGAACAAAGTCCTTGCCGATACATTGGATCTGATCCAACATGAAGCGCGGTCTCGAACCGGCATCACCATCGTCTCCCGCATGGCGCCGAACCAACTCATGGCACAGGTCGATCAAGACCAGCTGAAGCAGGTCTTCTGGAATTTAGCCACCAACGCCTTCGATGCGATGTCCGCCGGAGGGACGCTGACGATCGCCACCGGAGTGCGGCGGGTGGAGGTCGGTGGTCGCCGATCCGACGTCATCGAAATCGCGTTCCAGGATAACGGGGAAGGCATTCTCAAACAGAATTTCGACAAGATCTTTCTGCCGTTTTTTACGACGAAAAAAGAAGGCTCCGGGTTGGGGCTGGCCCAGGTTCATCGCATTGTGGAGTTGCACGAGGGGTGGATCAAGGTCGAGAGCGAGGTCGGGCACGGGGCACGGTTCGTCGTGTGTCTCCCGCAGTCCGCAGAGACGGGTGTCCGGCTCCGGCATGAAGGAAGGGAACCGTGGAAAAGATTTTAG